Below is a genomic region from Streptomyces sp. RPA4-2.
TACACCTGCGCGCCGTCGTCGACACGGCCGAGAAGTCCGGGAAGCGGATCGCGCTGACCCTGCTGACGCACGGGCACCCCGATCACGCCGAGGGAGCCGCGTCGTTCGCCGAGCTGACGGGGACGAAGGTGCGGGCGCTGGACCCGGCGCTGCGGCTCGGGGACGAGGGACTGGCGCACGGCGACGTCGTCACCGTGGGCGGTCTCGAACTGCGCGTGGTCCCGACCCCCGGACACACCGCCGACTCGCTGTGCTTCCATCTCCCGGCCGATCGGGCCGTCCTGACGGGTGACACCATCCTGGGCCGCGGTACGACCGTCGTGGCCCACCCTGACGGCCGCCTCGGCGACTATCTCGACTCGCTGCGGCGGCTGCGCTCGCTCGCGGTCGACGACGGCGTGCATACGGTCCTGCCCGGTCACGGGCCCGTGCTCGAGGACGCCCAGGGCGCCGTCGAGTTCTACCTCGCCCATCGAGCCCATCGCCTCGCCCAGGTCGAGACGGCGGTCGAGAACGGTTACGGGTCGCCGCACCAGATCGTCGCGCATGTCTACGCGGACGTGGACCGTTCGCTGTGGCCCGCCGCCGAACTCTCCGTCCGGGCGCAGCTGGACTACCTGCGGGAGCACGGCCTGATCTAGGGCCGTCCTGATCCAGGGCCCGTCGGCCGGCCACCATCCTTCGGGGCCGGCCGCCCACGGCCCGGTTCTCCTCAGTCCGGCCGGGGGGCTTTGACGCCGTGCACGCGCGCGTACTCCTCGGCCAGCCAGGGTCCGAGATCGTCGACGTACGAGCGCAGTACGGCGATGTCGCCCGTCGGCTCGTGGCCGAGGACGGCCGCCTCCCGCAGTACGGCGGCCCGCCGCGGGTAGTACACGCCGAACGCCTCGGCCATCTCCCCCAGGTCGCTGGTCCAGCCGTTCCAGCGCGGCATGACGAGGGTGAAGCCGGTGCGTACGAGATGGCGCGACATGAAGCGCACGAGCCGCCGTCTGGCCGCCTCGGTGCCGGCACCCGCGATCCGCTCGCGCCAGCGTGGCAGGAGCAGGGCGAGGTCGCCGTTGGTCTCGCGGGCCAGGAGGGAGTCGGGGCGGTAGCGCGGCAGGTGAGCGGCTTGGTCCTCGCCCAGGAGGGGCGTACAGAGGCAGGCGACGAACCAGCCCAGGTCGTACCTCTCCAGATCGCTCAGCAGGCGCGTACGGCTCACCAGCAGCGTCCCGACGCCGTCGATCTGCGGGAACTCCTTGTCGAGCGCTTCCGTGAGCGCCCTGGCGTCCGTCCGGTCCGCCTCGGTGGGCTCCTCGCGCAGGACGAGGAACAGGTCGAGGTCGGAGCGGCCCACGCGCGCGGTGCCGCGCGGAATCGACCCGTAGAGGTACGCACTCGTCATCCGCGTCCCGTAGACGTCCGGCAGTCGGCCCCGGACCGCGGCCACCACGGGCCGGAACGCCTCCTGGACGAGTCCCAGGGAGCCCTCGCGCGCGATGCGGCCGCGGTCGTCCAGTCCTCTGCCGTTCACGGGCCCACCGTGCGGCGGCTGTCGTCCGTGGGGCGACACGCAGGGGGCCCTGCCGTTCGGCATGGCCCCCTGTGCTCAGTCATGCGCGAACCGCTGAGGCGGTCAGCGGGAACGCTTCGCGAGGCGCTCCACGTCCAGCAGGATCACCGCGCGGGCCTCCAGGCGCAGCCAGCCGCGGCCCGCGAAGTCGGCGAGCGCCTTGTTGACCGTCTCGCGGGACGCGCCGACCAGTTGGGCCAGCTCCTCCTGCGTCAGGTCGTGCACGACGTGGATGCCTTCCTCCGACTGCACGCCGAAGCGGCGGGAGAGGTCCAGGAGCGCGCGGGCCACCCGGCCGGGCACGTCCGAGAAGACCAGGTCGGACATCTGGTCGTTGGTCTTGCGCAGGCGCCGGGCGACGGCGCGCAGCAGGGCGGCGGCCACCTCGGGCCGCGCGTTCAGCCAGGGCTGGAGGTCGCCGTGGCCGAGGCCCAGCAGCTTGACCTCCGTCAGCGCGCTGGCGGTCGCCGTGCGCGGGCCCGGGTCGAACAGCGAGAGCTCGCCGATCAGCTCACCGGGGCCGAGGACGGCCAGCATGTTCTCCCGGCCGTCGGGGGAGGTGCGATGGAGCTTCACCTTGCCCTCGGTGACCACGTAGAGGCGGTCTCCGGGGTCGCCCTCGTGGAAGAGAGCGTCGCCGCGTGCGAGCGTCACCTCACTCATGGAGGCGCGGAGCTCCGCGGCCTGCTCATCATCGAGCGCCGCGAAGAGCGGGGCGCGCCGCAGAACGTCGTCCACGAGTTCTCTCCTTGTCGACCTGCTCAGGGGATCTTGCTCCCCCGTGGTACCAGGGGAGCGTGTTCCCCATCTTGCTGGACGGTCCAAACAGTGTGATCAGTCACAAGTCTGCCGTACGGGCGTCGCGGGCAGTGCGGCAGGGGGCCAATTGGAGGCTGATCTTCTGGGTCCGGGGCGGATGTCGGTGCTGGGCTCTACCCTGGCCGGGTGTCCAAATCGCCGGTGAGAGCACAGGCCAAGGGGGCTGGGCGGGTGGTTGTACGTCGCGATTCCGCTGTGGGCGAACAGGGCCCCGATGGAAGCACGAAAACGACAAAGGCGACAGAATCGGTGCCGGTGAAACCGACGGCGAAGAAGGCGGCCAAAAAGGCGACAGCCACGACGAAGAAGGCGACGGCAACGGCCAAGAAGGTGACGGCGACGACCAAGAAGGCCACGTCCTCGAAGGCCGCGGCGAAGAAGACCGCGGCGAAGGAGACGGCTGTCGTGAAGAAGGCGGCTGCCGCGAAGTCCGTGGCCAAGAAGACGGCTGCCGTGAAGTCCGTCGCCAAGAAGGCGGCTCCCGCCAAGTCCGTGGCCAAGAAGACGGCTGCCGCCAGAGCCGTCGCCAAGAAGCCTCTCGTCGCCGAGCCGTCCACCGCCCTCGTCCGCCGAGCCCGCCGTATCAACCGCGAACTCGCCGAGGTGTACCCGTACGCCCACCCGGAACTGGATTTCGAGAACCCCTTCCAACTGGTCGTCGCCACGGTCCTGTCGGCGCAGACGACCGACCTGCGGGTGAACCAGACGACCCCGGCGCTCTTCGCCAAGTACCCCACCCCCGAGGACCTCGCCGCCGCGAACCCCGAGGAGGTCGAGGAGATCCTGCGGCCGACGGGCTTCTTCCGTGCCAAGACCAAATCGGTGATAGGGCTCTCCAGGGCGTTGGCGGAGGAGTTCGGTGGCCAGGTCCCCGGCCGTCTCGAAGACCTCGTCAAACTCCCCGGTGTGGGTCGCAAAACGGCCTTCGTGGTGCTCGGGAACGCCTTCGGACGCCCCGGCATCACCGTGGACACCCATTTCCAGCGGCTCGTACGCCGCTGGCAGTGGACCGCCGAGACGGAGCCCGACAAGATCGAGGCCGCGGTCGGCGCGCTCTTCCCGAAGAGCGAGTGGACGATGCTCTCCCACCACGTGATCTTCCACGGCCGGCGTATCTGTCACGCCCGCAAGCCGGCGTGCGGAGCGTGCCCCATCGCCCCGCTCTGCCCGGCGTACGGGGAGGGCGAGACGGACCCGGAGAAGGCGCGCAAGCTCCTGAAGTACGAGAAGGGCGGCTATCCCGGTCAGCGCCTCAACCCGCCGCAGGCCTACCTCGACGCGGGCGGCATCCCGGCACCCCCGCTGGGCGCCGGATGACGGCGCGCACGACACCGGCCGGTGTGGGGAGAACGGAACGGGGGTGGCTATGACGCACGCGAGCGATACGCACAGCAGGCACATGGAGAC
It encodes:
- the nth gene encoding endonuclease III, which encodes MKPTAKKAAKKATATTKKATATAKKVTATTKKATSSKAAAKKTAAKETAVVKKAAAAKSVAKKTAAVKSVAKKAAPAKSVAKKTAAARAVAKKPLVAEPSTALVRRARRINRELAEVYPYAHPELDFENPFQLVVATVLSAQTTDLRVNQTTPALFAKYPTPEDLAAANPEEVEEILRPTGFFRAKTKSVIGLSRALAEEFGGQVPGRLEDLVKLPGVGRKTAFVVLGNAFGRPGITVDTHFQRLVRRWQWTAETEPDKIEAAVGALFPKSEWTMLSHHVIFHGRRICHARKPACGACPIAPLCPAYGEGETDPEKARKLLKYEKGGYPGQRLNPPQAYLDAGGIPAPPLGAG
- a CDS encoding MBL fold metallo-hydrolase — protein: MTDAAALPGQPRGGTLSGPATPRAVNVLAPNASAMTLDGTNTWIVSEPDSELAVVIDPGPLDDVHLRAVVDTAEKSGKRIALTLLTHGHPDHAEGAASFAELTGTKVRALDPALRLGDEGLAHGDVVTVGGLELRVVPTPGHTADSLCFHLPADRAVLTGDTILGRGTTVVAHPDGRLGDYLDSLRRLRSLAVDDGVHTVLPGHGPVLEDAQGAVEFYLAHRAHRLAQVETAVENGYGSPHQIVAHVYADVDRSLWPAAELSVRAQLDYLREHGLI
- a CDS encoding Crp/Fnr family transcriptional regulator, with product MDDVLRRAPLFAALDDEQAAELRASMSEVTLARGDALFHEGDPGDRLYVVTEGKVKLHRTSPDGRENMLAVLGPGELIGELSLFDPGPRTATASALTEVKLLGLGHGDLQPWLNARPEVAAALLRAVARRLRKTNDQMSDLVFSDVPGRVARALLDLSRRFGVQSEEGIHVVHDLTQEELAQLVGASRETVNKALADFAGRGWLRLEARAVILLDVERLAKRSR
- a CDS encoding nucleotidyltransferase domain-containing protein, whose protein sequence is MNGRGLDDRGRIAREGSLGLVQEAFRPVVAAVRGRLPDVYGTRMTSAYLYGSIPRGTARVGRSDLDLFLVLREEPTEADRTDARALTEALDKEFPQIDGVGTLLVSRTRLLSDLERYDLGWFVACLCTPLLGEDQAAHLPRYRPDSLLARETNGDLALLLPRWRERIAGAGTEAARRRLVRFMSRHLVRTGFTLVMPRWNGWTSDLGEMAEAFGVYYPRRAAVLREAAVLGHEPTGDIAVLRSYVDDLGPWLAEEYARVHGVKAPRPD